A single window of Streptomyces xanthii DNA harbors:
- the orn gene encoding oligoribonuclease: protein MNDRMVWIDCEMTGLSLANDALIEVAALVTDSELNVLGDGVDIVIRPPDEALEQMPEVVRNMHTASGLLDELAGGTTLADAEEQVLAYVREHVKDAGKAPLCGNSVGTDRGFLLRDMPTLEDYLHYRIVDVSSVKELARRWYPRAYFNSPEKNGNHRALADIRESIAELRYYREAIFVPQPGPDSDTAKAIAAKHVLPAE from the coding sequence ATGAACGATCGCATGGTGTGGATCGACTGCGAGATGACCGGACTCTCGCTGGCGAACGACGCGCTCATCGAGGTGGCCGCACTGGTCACCGACTCGGAGCTGAACGTACTGGGCGACGGTGTGGACATCGTGATCCGCCCGCCGGACGAGGCCCTGGAGCAGATGCCCGAGGTGGTGCGGAACATGCACACCGCCTCGGGTCTCCTCGACGAGCTGGCGGGCGGCACGACGCTCGCGGACGCCGAGGAGCAGGTCCTGGCGTACGTACGTGAACACGTCAAGGACGCGGGCAAGGCCCCGCTGTGCGGGAACTCGGTCGGGACCGACCGGGGCTTCCTGCTGCGTGACATGCCGACGCTGGAGGACTACCTCCACTACCGGATCGTCGATGTGTCCTCGGTCAAGGAGCTGGCCCGCCGCTGGTACCCGAGGGCGTACTTCAACAGTCCGGAGAAGAACGGCAACCACCGGGCGCTCGCCGACATCCGCGAGTCCATCGCGGAGCTGCGCTACTACCGCGAGGCGATCTTCGTCCCGCAGCCCGGCCCGGACTCGGACACGGCGAAGGCCATCGCGGCCAAGCACGTCCTGCCCGCCGAATAG